A window from Vigna angularis cultivar LongXiaoDou No.4 chromosome 7, ASM1680809v1, whole genome shotgun sequence encodes these proteins:
- the LOC108338449 gene encoding rab GTPase-activating protein 22 isoform X2, giving the protein MNPRGRSHNPSLNSSPPPSPSPNSNSSSSSSSSTSSSWTPLRSVLFVVSSSSPASSSRSPFNRGRLKSPWSQRRRKHALSSHQWKSLFTEDGKFCDGGNKFLRRVRSGGVDPSIRAEVWPFLLGVYDLGSTKGERDVIRTQNRKQYEKLRRQCRRLIKQSNEQNKLNEVGEISFEGDGKLLSQDSGSASSDDAASARESLSSEDRSSDVDRSDDLSSALLEGEDVNNADASTLDTDFSDSDSSEGPEVIQAVPSDDVKERNNPDKASQEVSSITKAKIPSKAPTNEDFSTWQRIIRLDAVRANAEWMSCYPSQASVSESRARRSAEAVGLKDYGHLEPGRIFHAARLVAILEAYALYDSDIGYCQGMSDLLSPIVSVISEDHEAFWCFVGFMKKARQNFRLDEVGIRRQLDLVAKIIKFKDAHLFRHLEKLQAEDCFFVYRMVVVMFRRELTFEQTLCLWEVMWADQAAIRAGIGKSSWSRIRQRAPPTEDLLLYAIAASVLQRRKLIIEKYSSMDEIIKECNSMSGHLDVWKLLDDAHNLVVILHDKVETSFS; this is encoded by the exons ATGAATCCTCGTGGACGAAGCCACAATCCATCTTTGAATTcgtctcctcctccttcaccttCTCCTAATtctaattcttcttcttcatcctcttcttcaACGTCGTCGTCTTGGACCCCTTTGCGTTCGGTTCTATTCGTTGTTTCCTCTTCCTCACCGGCTTCTTCTTCTCGTTCTCCCTTCAATCG GGGCCGGCTTAAATCACCATGGTcacaaaggagaagaaaacaCGCACTGTCATCTCATCAATGGAAATCCTTGTTTACAGAAGATGGTAAATTCTGTGATGGTGGAAATAAGTTCCTGAGAAGAGTGCGCAGTGGA GGTGTTGATCCTAGTATTAGGGCTGAGGTTTGGCCATTCTTGCTTGGAGT GTATGACTTAGGCAGCACCAAGGGTGAAAGAGATGTTATAAGAACTCAAAATAG AAAGCAGTATGAAAAACTCCGCAGACAATGTCGGAGACTCATCAAGCAAAGTAATGAGCAAAATAAGTTAAATGAAGTCGGTGAAATCAGCTTTGAGGGAGATGGTAAACTTCTGTCTCAAGATTCTGGTTCTGCCAGTTCTGATGATGCAGCCAGTGCTAGGGAATCTCTTTCTAGTGAGGATAGAAGCTCTGATGTTGACCGTTCCGACGATCTGTCCAGTGCCCTGTTGGAAGGAGAAGATGTGAATAACGCTGATGCCTCTACATTGGATACTGATTTCTCTGATTCAGACTCCTCTGAAGGTCCTGAAGTAATTCAGGCAGTTCCTTCTGATGATGTTAAGGAACGTAACAATCCAGACAAAGCTTCCCAGGAAGTATCTTCTATCACAAAAGCAAAAATCCCATCAAAGGCACCAACCAATGAAGATTTTTCCACCTGGCAACGAATCATCCGACTCGATGCAGTACGTGCTAATGCTGAATGGATGTCATGTTACCCATCTCAAGCCTCGGTATCAGAAAGTAGGGCACGTCGAAGTGCTGAGGCTGTTGGCTTGAaggactatggtcacctagagCCTGGCAGAATCTTCCATGCTGCTCGACTTGTTGCTATTCTTGAAGCATATGCTCTCTATGATTCTGACATTGGCTACTGCCAAGGTATGAGTGACCTGCTATCTCCTATAGTTAGTGTTATATCAGAGGATCATGAGGCTTTCTGGTGTTTTGTTGGATTCATGAAGAAGGCACGGCAAAATTTTAGGCTTGATGAAGTGGGTATTCGCAGGCAACTGGATTTAGTTGCAAAAATAATCAAGTTTAAGGATGCCCACCTTTTTAGGCATTTGGAAAAGCTTCAGGCTGAGGATTGTTTTTTTGTCTATAGAATGGTGGTGGTAATGTTTCGAAGGGAATTGACATTTGAACAGACCCTTTGCCTATGGGAAGTGATGTGGGCAGATCAAGCGGCAATAAGAGCAGGTATTGGGAAATCTTCGTGGAGCAGAATTAGGCAGCGTGCTCCACCAACAGAAGATTTATTACTTTATGCAATAGCAGCTTCGGTGTTGCAGAGAAGGAAATTGATCATTGAGAAGTACAGCAGCATGGATGAGATCATTAAGGAATGCAATAGTATGTCTGGTCATCTTGATGTTTGGAAACTGCTTGATGATGCACATAACTTAGTGGTCATCCTGCATGACAAAGTAGAGACATCATTCTCATGA
- the LOC108338449 gene encoding rab GTPase-activating protein 22 isoform X1 gives MFTSNHLNSNTINSNSDTTFLSVGGGGKCKFWLMAAVASPSTPAVVFTALAGVAIVAVIFYGASRGRLKSPWSQRRRKHALSSHQWKSLFTEDGKFCDGGNKFLRRVRSGGVDPSIRAEVWPFLLGVYDLGSTKGERDVIRTQNRKQYEKLRRQCRRLIKQSNEQNKLNEVGEISFEGDGKLLSQDSGSASSDDAASARESLSSEDRSSDVDRSDDLSSALLEGEDVNNADASTLDTDFSDSDSSEGPEVIQAVPSDDVKERNNPDKASQEVSSITKAKIPSKAPTNEDFSTWQRIIRLDAVRANAEWMSCYPSQASVSESRARRSAEAVGLKDYGHLEPGRIFHAARLVAILEAYALYDSDIGYCQGMSDLLSPIVSVISEDHEAFWCFVGFMKKARQNFRLDEVGIRRQLDLVAKIIKFKDAHLFRHLEKLQAEDCFFVYRMVVVMFRRELTFEQTLCLWEVMWADQAAIRAGIGKSSWSRIRQRAPPTEDLLLYAIAASVLQRRKLIIEKYSSMDEIIKECNSMSGHLDVWKLLDDAHNLVVILHDKVETSFS, from the exons atGTTCACATCCAACCACTTGAACAGCAACACCATCAACAGCAACAGCGACACCACCTTTCTCTCCGTTGGTGGCGGTGGCAAGTGCAAGTTCTGGTTAATGGCGGCTGTGGCCTCGCCCTCTACTCCGGCGGTGGTTTTCACCGCTCTCGCCGGCGTCGCCATCGTCGCCGTGATTTTCTACGGCGCCAGTAG GGGCCGGCTTAAATCACCATGGTcacaaaggagaagaaaacaCGCACTGTCATCTCATCAATGGAAATCCTTGTTTACAGAAGATGGTAAATTCTGTGATGGTGGAAATAAGTTCCTGAGAAGAGTGCGCAGTGGA GGTGTTGATCCTAGTATTAGGGCTGAGGTTTGGCCATTCTTGCTTGGAGT GTATGACTTAGGCAGCACCAAGGGTGAAAGAGATGTTATAAGAACTCAAAATAG AAAGCAGTATGAAAAACTCCGCAGACAATGTCGGAGACTCATCAAGCAAAGTAATGAGCAAAATAAGTTAAATGAAGTCGGTGAAATCAGCTTTGAGGGAGATGGTAAACTTCTGTCTCAAGATTCTGGTTCTGCCAGTTCTGATGATGCAGCCAGTGCTAGGGAATCTCTTTCTAGTGAGGATAGAAGCTCTGATGTTGACCGTTCCGACGATCTGTCCAGTGCCCTGTTGGAAGGAGAAGATGTGAATAACGCTGATGCCTCTACATTGGATACTGATTTCTCTGATTCAGACTCCTCTGAAGGTCCTGAAGTAATTCAGGCAGTTCCTTCTGATGATGTTAAGGAACGTAACAATCCAGACAAAGCTTCCCAGGAAGTATCTTCTATCACAAAAGCAAAAATCCCATCAAAGGCACCAACCAATGAAGATTTTTCCACCTGGCAACGAATCATCCGACTCGATGCAGTACGTGCTAATGCTGAATGGATGTCATGTTACCCATCTCAAGCCTCGGTATCAGAAAGTAGGGCACGTCGAAGTGCTGAGGCTGTTGGCTTGAaggactatggtcacctagagCCTGGCAGAATCTTCCATGCTGCTCGACTTGTTGCTATTCTTGAAGCATATGCTCTCTATGATTCTGACATTGGCTACTGCCAAGGTATGAGTGACCTGCTATCTCCTATAGTTAGTGTTATATCAGAGGATCATGAGGCTTTCTGGTGTTTTGTTGGATTCATGAAGAAGGCACGGCAAAATTTTAGGCTTGATGAAGTGGGTATTCGCAGGCAACTGGATTTAGTTGCAAAAATAATCAAGTTTAAGGATGCCCACCTTTTTAGGCATTTGGAAAAGCTTCAGGCTGAGGATTGTTTTTTTGTCTATAGAATGGTGGTGGTAATGTTTCGAAGGGAATTGACATTTGAACAGACCCTTTGCCTATGGGAAGTGATGTGGGCAGATCAAGCGGCAATAAGAGCAGGTATTGGGAAATCTTCGTGGAGCAGAATTAGGCAGCGTGCTCCACCAACAGAAGATTTATTACTTTATGCAATAGCAGCTTCGGTGTTGCAGAGAAGGAAATTGATCATTGAGAAGTACAGCAGCATGGATGAGATCATTAAGGAATGCAATAGTATGTCTGGTCATCTTGATGTTTGGAAACTGCTTGATGATGCACATAACTTAGTGGTCATCCTGCATGACAAAGTAGAGACATCATTCTCATGA